Part of the Anoplopoma fimbria isolate UVic2021 breed Golden Eagle Sablefish chromosome 4, Afim_UVic_2022, whole genome shotgun sequence genome, catgcgacatcctgtCCATGCAAATAAACctgggatccttctcccaggatggacaggaTGCAATAGATgccatgtgtacagaatgaacagcattacagagatacaacacattcaatgaatatgacataaattattcatataataagagtagtaagcagagtgacaaatgaaaaaatgaagactacttataataaaagcagcaattattatagtagaattataattatgaaatagggaatagtaatagtaatgtgactaataataatcgaagtagcagtgggtgtcagcagggccacagcaggaggcacgacaaAAGAAAGTTGTGCGATTTCAatataattcagtttattttgtttagcccaaaatcacaaattacaaatttgcctcagagggctttacaatctgtacacatgcgacatcctctgtccctgaaccctcacatcggcacaggagaaactcccctaaaaaaacggtccaggtaccacaacgattaatggaaacctgcaaagcgagaaagcaaaaagggcttcagggtggaagcaaagctaatatgcgtaatggtacaggtaatagtaatagtaacaCCACACGAGCTCTCTGCCACACGCAGCTTGGCAGTGACTAAAATGAAATACTAAATAACGTGTCCTTTCCCCAATCTCCACATGAACATTAAGTGTAGCATTAAATTGACATGTTACATTTACAACAGATTTCTGAATAGTTGGAGGGACAGGAAAGAAAATCGactaaaaaacataaaaaatatgttacGGTTATATTATGGAGTAGTTCATGTTTCTCTCTACCTCTATTAGTTCATCAGGGCTTTACTGTAGCTACCAGTGAATCACAAAGAACAATATACAATgtaaaattatacattttaatgcattCATATTGCAGCAGTATTTAACAGTACAGCCCTGTTAGCTACCACACTCTTTTGATGAGCAGTTATGAACAGGCCTACAAACCAAACCACCACACTAACCCTAAAATCACTGTATGCCATAACTTGCGCTTAAAACATTAACTCAACGGATTATTAGATTAGCAGAGTGTGCTGGCGCCTTCACTGCCACTGGAACGCCAGGTGCTGTTGAGTTAGGCCTACTCCTTATTTGTGTACCTCTGTAAATAGGTTTGGGAGGCGAAGATCACGTCTAGGTTCTAGGTAAATGATACTCATAAAACATAACCAATTTAAGATGAAAAGCCTCCAAAGTAGATGAAGGCTGCCTCTCTAAAACATGTGGGCCCCCAGGCTGCCATTGGATTAACTCAGAGAGAAGTAGCCTACTTCGGAGCAGTACAATGGTCCATTCTCATTCAGTAATAATCCTTGTAGGTATTGCAAGCAGTTTCATATGACTCCGGAGAGAAAAGGCTACTTCAAGCACCTCTCTGAAGAAGTGTTTCGgctacagaataaaaaaatacaaatgtcaacTGTAAGTAGCTACCCTTCATTTTATAATAACGTATTTTTCACTGTGTTTCATAAGTACAGTGTATGTATTACAACTATAGTGGTGTGACTGGAGTTTGTGTAcctgttttgttatttaaaggcTACCAGAAGGTATTGTTCCGTAGCTCTTAACCTTAAGAGAGAATTCTTAGCAAACAACGTGTGATGATATCATGCGCAGCTGCCAGATGCTTTtaattggtttggtttgttgtgttttgttacattatatagataaacaaaaccaaagctAAGCATTCTCTTCGTGTTTTCATGAATATTAATTGACGGAGTCAGTCTCCAGAGGCTGATCATCAACAGTTTGTATATTATTGTTGTGACTATTtctattatcatcattatcagaGGCACTAATGAAAGCCTGCCTTGTTTTACTCATCTCAGCCAAGTTTATGAGGAATGAAGCCAACCATTTCTCCTCCattctgcttttttccccctattgTACAAGTCAGTCTAAACAACTGCGGATATGTGTATGTGGTGTGATACTAACATTCAAGCTTGACGCTAAGTAGGTGTAATTGTTTTGACCCAGCCTAGCTAATACTGCATCATGGAATGAACCCCGTGTTCTCAGTTAAATCTAAAATATACTGTGGGCTTCATTTTTTGATTATAGTCCCCACCAACCTCTTGCGATTGGATGCTCCTGGTTGAACAGAAGAATGTAAGGAACactctttttggtcatttttctgTCAGAGAACCAAGAAATGTAGCATTGTTTCAAAGAACAAACTAAATTATCACAGAATTGGtagtgctttttctttttctttttttattgttttttatgttctgcATGCTCCTTGATGCTTCTCCAGTGAAAAAGATGAATGAGCAGCAGggatctttttttcctcctgtggCTCAGTGTGACTGTTTTCTCTGGCAGATAAATGTCCGAGTTACAACCATGGATGCTGAGCTGGAGTTTGCCATCCTGCCCAGCACAACTGGCAAACAGCTTTTTGACCAGGTACACTGTGCATTACAATCAAATAGGTGCTTTGAGGGAcaaatgtgtgattgtgttaCTTATTGGTACGTTTAGATAGTGAAGACGATCGGGCTGAGGGAGACCTGGTTCTTTGGCCTCCAGTACCAGGACAGCAAGGGCTTCTCCACCTGGCTCAAGCTGAACAAGAGGGTGAGgagaatgtctgtgtgtgtatactttACATCCCTAGACTCCCCAGACACCTGGGTTTAAATTAAGATGTGATCATGCTTATGGGGTTGGTAATGTTACTGTTACCCCATTGAGGCTAATTAGTACGTATTTCTTCATTCCAAAATCCCTCTGCCGCGGGATGCCGATCCCAGGTGACCGCTCAAGATGTGAAGAGAGACAACCCTTTGTTGATAAAGTTCAGAGCCAAGTTTTACCCTGAGGATGTCATGGAGGAGCTGATCCAGGAAGCAACACAGCGTCTCTTCTTTCTGCAGGTTGGAGATGAGCACAagcacattgtttttgttaaaaattaACCACCCTGAAACATGGGATGGAAAAGATGGACCGTCCTAATCACTCTAATTCATTTTATGAtcaaatttgtatttgtatggaATAAGATGCTAAAAGGAGAGCAAAattaagaacaaaacaacaataggAATCTTTTAAATGCGCAAGAATCATCACAATGTATTTAAGGCTTTCTTATACAAGTGTGGCACCCAGCAGATGCAAAGATAAATAAGGGATctcagtcaaaacaaaacactaaaccTGTCTTAACGACCAACGGGGGTTCCATAATGAATCATGCAGATCCCATTACCCTCATGGGTCTTCCATAAGGGAGTATATGCACAAAGGAGGGTCCAGGTACACTAAATAAACTCCAGAACACATAgggtttgtctctctctgtgagtcACATCAAAATGAACACCATTCCCAATGATCCCTTTACGCAGACGGCATCATAAAACATTAGGGATTTGTGTGTTAAAGCAGAAATATCAGtccttttctgtgttttaggtTAAAGAATGCATCCTAAATGATGACATCTATTGTCCACCTGAGACTGCGGTGCTCTTGGCCTCGTATGCGGTTCAGGTCAAACAAGGAGACTACAGGAAAGACTATCACGTACCGGGATACCTCGCAAGAGAGAAGCTGCTGCCACAGAGGCACTGAGTCCTATGGTTATGAGTGTTAACCAAAGTTCAACTTAATTCCAGTTTCAGCCATCTGAATTCTAACCGGTGCTTCCTCTTTACTGATAAAACCAGGGTTTTGGAGCAGCACAAGCTGAATAAAAATCAGTGGGAGGAAAGAATCCAGGTGTGGCATCAAGAGCACAAGGGATTGCTGAGGTACTGCAGGCTTACTTCAAAAATCAGCCATTTGTGCATATTTTTGAAAGCAGGTGTTCTGTAGCTCATTAAATTACTCCACACCACAGAGAAGACGCCATGGTGGAGTACCTCAAGATCGCCCAGGATCTGGAGATGTACGGGGTCAACTACTTTAACatcaagaacaagaaaggatcAGAGCTGTGGTTGGGAGTGGACGCACTGGGGCTCAACATCTATGACAAGAAGGACAAGTAGGctgcattttcaaaatgtctctGAAAAACTTGTTGTGAATCCTTATAAGCTATTTCTACttcattcatggtccccagaggaaaCCTACTACTTACTTTGTTGATCCCCTGATCTTACATCTAGCATTACAATGAGGTTgactttttcccctctttttttaatgaaatattgcaACTATTACTGAAAGGATTGAGACAAAGTGCGATACAGATAtccatggtccccagaggatgaatccttatACCTTTGGTAATCCATTAAAGATCCACTACAGACTGAAAAGCATATTTACGTTTTGCATGcttacatgctaaactaagatggtgaacaggtggttagcatgctgatgttagcatttagctcaaagcaccactgaaCCAAAGAACCGCCTTACAGAGCTGTTAGCTTGGCTGGAACTTTTTTGGGGATATTGTCATAATTATGTTTCAACTGTGTGTAAAGAACATGAACAAGCAACTAATGTGGTAAAACATGCCAATATTTTTACAGGATGACCCCAAAGATTGGCTTCCCATGGAGTGAGATCAGAAACATTTCCTTCAATGACAAGAAGTTTGTCATAAAACCAATCGACAAGAAATCACCGgtatgcaaaaaaacatcaacattattaatagtgATTAATCTGCAGCAGCTACAAATTCTATGAGTAAAATGCAGCACGGTCAACATTGACGGGCGGGTTTAGTTTGTGGGAAACTTGCAATTTGTTCTACATACCTAAAGTAAGACTTTGTGCAGGTATGTTGATCTGTGAGCTTATTTTAGCCAAACTCAATTCATGGGTGTTTGTGGATGGGATTAAATAGCTTCTCCTTGGCCAGTGCTTAGGGTTTAAATCGTAGTACTCATTATGTAAACATTAGCAATTTTCATGAAACAGTTTTCACATCTATTCTACAAGTACTTCTTCAGAGATATGCCCATTCATATATATTTGCTGTGACTATAAACAGGTGATGTGAGAGAATCTCATATCCTTGTTACTGCTGAAATTATCAATTTTGCAAATGTGGAAATGACATCAAGGAGTCTAATGACAGCAGCTGCTACTTGATCTCACTCACAAACATGAATTTAGCCTCACACTTCAATTATTGCCCAGACTTGAGGAAAGCATCCAACTGtttagaaaaaataactttaatctcccaagcaaaacaaacacttcaagACATAAACCCGTTATCAACTGTATAAAACAGGTTTGtcaatgttttataaatcaCTGAATGCTGAATTTTTGTGTTAAAGGACTTTGTTTTCTACGTACCCCGTCTTCGCATCAACAAACGTATACTGGCGTTGTGTATGGGGAATCACGACCTGTACATGCGTAGACGTAAACCTGACACCATTGAGGTGCAGCAGATGAAAGCCCAGGCCAGGGAGGAGAAGAACAAGAGGCAGATGGAGAGGTGAGGAAGCAGGACATAATGAAGGCttatttcttttgtcttttttacagtttacagtgtgTTCTCTCTGCTTCGAGAAAGAACTgtcagggattttttttcagatgtgtATTTATGCACAATTCTCCTGTCAGGGCTCTGCTCgagagtgagaaaaagaaacgAGAAAATGCTGAGAAGGAAACAGAGAAGATTGCTCGTGAGACCATGGAGCTGATGGAGAGATTGAGACAGATTGAAGAGCAGACAAAGAGAGCTCAAGATGGTCTGACAACTTTCTGAATACAAATGTTTCTCAAacttgagttttatttttttctgtttaagaACATCAAAAGAATCGAACAGTACGttcaaatattttagttttttacggATCTCTATGAAGCTTGTACTTTGTGAGCATATCTGGGTATATGTGTAGGATAATTTTTGCGCACGGGTGGATGTGTGTTtcagagctggaggagcagaCTCGCAGGGCTCTTGAGTTAGAGAAGGAGAGGACGATCGCTCAGGAGGAGGCTGAGCGGCTGGACAAGGACCGCAGAGCTGCAGTGGAAGCTAAAGCAGCCCTGCTGTACCAGTCTGAAACCCAGATCAAGAGCCAGGAAagtctggtaaaaaaaacaacaacacaaaacacacctgCATAATGGGTTTAATTCAATTCCACTTGAATTGATTAAATTATATGGTGGATTCCTTCCAAACCTTCAAAGTAGAAAAACTGCTGTGAATTGATCATTCCAATTTACTTTATTTCCACGATCAAGGACTCATTAtggaatatttaatatttattgatcAAGTCCACCTCTAAGCTAGAAACTAAGGTATTGATCCATCAAGTGATTCACAAATTCAGCTAGATAGTATACTGCAAATTATTCCCATTTTTAGCCGATTAAAAAGACAGGCCAATAACCTGATCCTTGATGCCGCATAACACATtagtacacgcacacacatgttcTCTCTAACGCACCCGCAGGCAGAGCACAATGACCCCAGATCAGGAGCACTCTTAACTCTCTTCccatttgtgtgcgtgtgtgtatagGCCACTGAGCTGGCAGAGCTTACCTCTAAGATCTCCCAGCTGGAAGACGCCAAGAAGAAAAAGGACGAGGAGGCGAATAGATGGCAGGAAAGGGTGAGAATTAATGAAGGAACCACGAGAGACAGAGATAAAGGATGAATCAAACATGAGCAAAAAAGGGATGTCTGACACTTCTTAGTGTTAGGCCccggaaaagaagaagaaaggcgTCGACCACAGACTAGTATATCAGTAGACATTCAGattgtgattgttttgattCACTGCATTGTCACAGGTAGCAAACCTCAGCCCTGTGATGCTGTAGTTGGCTGAAACAAAccattaaatgtaaatgcaagTTTTGCAAAAAGATTTACCGAAGGTACATGCAAATCTTTGTATACAAATAAGAAGTGCTCTCCGGAACTTGCAGTTGCCAAAATATTTCCaccttatttcattttttaatgaccAACGGAGACTAAAAACCCCTTAAGTCATAGAGGACTACTTATTTGGGACATTTTCCCTTCATTAGTGAGCGctgtacaaaaacaaatttaCCTGGGATTCAACAGGAATTGGGCATTTTacccaaaataaatatgtcatcGAAGTTtatgtgttataaatatatatataaataaatatatttttaaccgGTTATGAAACCGTCTCAGGTCTGATTCCCCGCAACAACAGACGGAAAGCAAGTAGGCTACTTGAATATTAATATCCAGCTGCAGCACTTCACTGCAATTCCGTTTGTGTTGACAGGCGACCGTGGTAGAAGCGGATTTGGAGCGAAccaaggaggagctgaagactaAACTCATGGGTGTCAACATCCAGGATTCAGTCCACCCTCATATGCATGAGCACGACGAGACGGACGAGAGCAGTGCCGAGGCGAGCGCCGAGCTGACCTCTCCGGGCATGGTCCGAGATcgcagtgaggaggagagagtaaCAGAGGCCCAGAAGAACCAGCGGCTGCAGAAAAAGCTCAAGGTAAGGTTAAGTGAATGTAATCAAATTTACTATATTTGCTGTTCTCTTTTTCAACGTcgggtcagaggtcatgttCGGATAGAGATTAGCAGTCCCTGGGCTGTCCTGGGGCCTGTAAGAGTGTGTGGCTCTATGGCAATGTCGGTCTGTCAGTTGGTCAGTCCCACTGACTTTGGTGaatttttttctatattcttttttcctcttgtggaaaaatatttatatatatttttgttttttttggagtgaAATATCCTGACAAATATTTGATAGATGCTTTAATCTTCTGACTTCATCTGGCCACGTCAGCGAAGTTCAAATTCTTTGGtagacaaataaatatatgaaaaaatgatggaattcccatcatcctcagtagcactttgtgtttattccTAATTCgcaaatgttaacatgctaaatgGCTAAATTAACCTGATAAATATTGACTGCTAAACATCAGTATGAttgcattgtcactgtgagcacTTCAGTATGCCGACATAAGCATTTATCTCTAAGCACCGAGAGCTAGAGGGCTGCTAGATGAAGACTCTCGGCCTTGTTTACGGAGAATGTCTGGATCTCTGACTTTAattctttataaatgttttttgatagttatttttaaagtaacagtTTAATGTAGAACTTAGGCCCTGGAGGCTGAATAAGATGTATGGAGTGATGTGTGCTTTAAGCTTAATGTTACTCAGCTGTGTGGTGGTTGCAATTCCTTGTCCCACCTCTTAGagtttgtgttttggaaattacatctttgttgttgctgttagctttttaaagtgttttggtacatttgcTGTTTTGCCTGTTGACACAGTCATATAGAGGTTTTTTAATATGGCAGCTTAATTGCCACCCCCAAAGAAATTTGATTTTCACCCAGAACTAAGTGCACTCTGCATAATAAAACATTGTCGCGGGTACATTATCATTCTATTGGTTTCATTCAAGTCCCAAATCTCATCCAGACCCAGTcctgtaacaaataaataacattggTCTCTATCTCACAGTCAAAACAAGATATGGTCCTGCATAGAGGACTCAACACAGAACTGGACTTATTAACTATGCACAATAGAGGGTTTTCAGATGCGGGATTGAGTGGAGTACAGGGGTGACTGGAGAGGGGCAAGGCTCCTGAATAGTCTCCTTAAAGAGTCCGAGGAAAGAGGATCtcattcactgtgtgtttgtgttctctttCAGTTCCTGAGCACTGAGCTGGCTGGAGCTGTAGACGAGAGCAAAAAGACCCCCAATGACCTGATCCACGCTGAGAATGTGAAGGCGGGACGTGACAAATACAAGACCCTGCGTCAGATTCGTCAGGGCAACACCAAACAACGCATTGATGAATTTGAGTCCATGTGAGAGGGGCTGCTACAGGCCCACTCAGACTGAAGGCGAGATAAGAATAGTTGATGAAATAGGACACATCGAGAGATTTTAGAAGCGTGTAGGTGCAGATTATTTCATAGGTAGAAAATTTGTCTGGCATAACAGGTTGAATATGACGGCAAATTATACTGTTACTGTCTTCAATGTTCATGATTTTAACATAATTTCATCTGGAAACAAGTGACAACTGTTAAAAATACATTACGgttacaaagaaacaaaaaagaatattcATGGTCCACTTGAAACATCATCTGTGCTGTCATTTATGAAAAGGTTTGCTGTATACCTTGTAAATCAGATTACAAACACTTGTAATTCAAACTATGCCAACTAATGAAAAGTGTTATCGATATTGATTAATGAGAGAGATGACAAATTTAAGATACTTCCATCGAAATGTTTTTATCATcgcagaaataaaaacacacagaaacaccatCAGTGCGCTGTTTGTCCGTGCGAACGAGGATGCTTCACCTTAACTGTGCCCGATAAGGCAAATGTTCAAAAGCTGCAATCAACCAGAATTAATTATCAACctcaaatatgtgtttttccATCCAATATTAATACCCAGAAAATGAAACTGAAGTAGCTTgtataccccccccccccccaactcccaTCACTGCCTAAGGTAATATGCACAAGTTAATAGAAATTTGATTGATTTCTAAACCTGTTGCAATAGGCTTCACCCATCTCTTGTTGCTCCTCCATCACATGCATGCTGACTATAATACCCCTACATTGTCCATCcctataaaatatatatcttttccactcttgttttgtctctttaaagTCAGTTATTGTGCAGCACAATATGTATTTTATCCAACAACAACTACTTACATGTTTTGGGAATTCAGCCTTGTCATACAAACAAGCCTAGATAGCTTAACCTGTGTGTTTAAAGTTCAAAAGGAAGTGTTATTATGACTGAACGGAAATATCAGTTGTTATTGAGTGGGcctgtcatttatttaatccAGCTGCATATGTTTATCGAGTACAAAGTCAAGTTACAGAGTTAGTTATGAGGTTTTTCCGTTAGAGCTGCAGGCTATGAAACCGGTAACTGtgtgtgtaaagaaaaaaacaataaaaaaaagaaaggaaaaaaaaaaggaaaaaagttaGCCAGTCGTTCATTCGCGGAGCGGGTCCACGGGACGTCCCTTCCCCGTAACAACCTACGTCGTTGACGGCTCTGACATTCATATCCGCTGGAGCAGGCGACCGGGGTCTCCGTAGGCggagtgttgttgtgtttgtcccCCGTGCCACCGACCGGCGCACTACTTTAACCAGGCGCGACGCGAGCACCATGTCCTTTCGCCTGAGCCTGTCCGACTTAGAGGAGACGTCCAACTCTTTTACAACCAACGCCGCCGCGGACACTTGTGTGTGCGCGACCACGGCTGAGCTCAGCGAGGCGGTGTCCGTGTCCTTGGGTTTGGATTCGGTGTCTTCTCCGCACAACAACATGCGCTCCTGCTCCAGCGGCGCCTTTGCAGACTTCGAGTTGGGAGAGGCTCGAGCAGTTAACGGGGACGACTTCGGAGAGTTGTGCCACGGTATCCGGCAGGTGAGCTGCATGGATCTGCTCAGAGCGGCCGAGCTGGACGGAGCGCTCACCGAGACGCGCGACTCGGTGATCTCCAGATATGTCTGCAGGGGATCGAACTTGCTCCTGGGCCCGGTGGCGGAGCTGCACCCCTCGCCCTCTCAGGTGGGCGAGCGCTCACCTTTGAGTCCGTACTCTGCGTACTCCGCCGGTGCCAACCTGTGCAGAGACCCGCCGGGTGTGTGGCGCGCTTGCGGCAGCCGATCCGAGCCGGAGCAAGGCGTACCCGGTGGACATAATTCCTtttgtaaatattgtaattGTGTGCAAGCGTCTCTTGGATCATCCAGACAGGAATGCCACTGTGTTTGGTACAGCAAGGGCGAGCAGGGTGGCAAAGGTGGCATGCGCGCAGCGATGGCACCGGGCTACGGCCAGATGGGAAGTTACCACAGTGCGATTCCTCAGGAGCAGCTGACTTTGTCCGCTGTCAAGACGGAACCTTCAGTCTGGATGGATTGCATGGATCGCAGTTACAGGtgaataaagattttttttttttttttttttttttttttttttttttttttttttttatctgacttGGTTTTACATTGGCATCAGTCATTTGGTCAGGAGAGCGACATTCTTTCCTACCACTCTGTTTAGTCttatattcattcaatcattaaTACAAATGCAGCTGGTTGGGTCAAGTGACAGTTGGTCTGAATGAGCGTGGCATTGTTGGATTTGGTCCTTTTTACAGTTTAGAATTGAATGCTTTATTTAATCCATTATATTACTTTAACGCTGCACTgtccttttgtccttttttttttattgtacgtGTTTCTTGATATTAATATAGAGGATTATTGCAcaaggcaaaaataaataaaatgcagtaaACTTGATATTCTGTCTCATAATTTGCAATGCCAAAACCCAGTCCAGCTGCAGAGGCAGCTGTGTCTCAGCGTTAAACTATTCGTCAACCTAACAGCCCCATGTGCTTTCTGCGGCCTTGGCCAAGTTGTGTTTTAGCATCAAAGTTCACGCTATCCCCAACTTCCGCTAATACCACGTAATATATCAGCGTCACCATAAACAAGAGATAGTG contains:
- the LOC129090081 gene encoding moesin-like isoform X1, translated to MLSWSLPSCPAQLANSFLTRVLEQHKLNKNQWEERIQVWHQEHKGLLREDAMVEYLKIAQDLEMYGVNYFNIKNKKGSELWLGVDALGLNIYDKKDKMTPKIGFPWSEIRNISFNDKKFVIKPIDKKSPDFVFYVPRLRINKRILALCMGNHDLYMRRRKPDTIEVQQMKAQAREEKNKRQMERALLESEKKKRENAEKETEKIARETMELMERLRQIEEQTKRAQDELEEQTRRALELEKERTIAQEEAERLDKDRRAAVEAKAALLYQSETQIKSQESLATELAELTSKISQLEDAKKKKDEEANRWQERATVVEADLERTKEELKTKLMGVNIQDSVHPHMHEHDETDESSAEASAELTSPGMVRDRSEEERVTEAQKNQRLQKKLKFLSTELAGAVDESKKTPNDLIHAENVKAGRDKYKTLRQIRQGNTKQRIDEFESM
- the LOC129090081 gene encoding moesin-like isoform X2, whose product is MSTSPPTSCDWMLLVEQKNINVRVTTMDAELEFAILPSTTGKQLFDQIVKTIGLRETWFFGLQYQDSKGFSTWLKLNKRVTAQDVKRDNPLLIKFRAKFYPEDVMEELIQEATQRLFFLQVKECILNDDIYCPPETAVLLASYAVQVKQGDYRKDYHVPGYLAREKLLPQRVLEQHKLNKNQWEERIQVWHQEHKGLLREDAMVEYLKIAQDLEMYGVNYFNIKNKKGSELWLGVDALGLNIYDKKDKMTPKIGFPWSEIRNISFNDKKFVIKPIDKKSPDFVFYVPRLRINKRILALCMGNHDLYMRRRKPDTIEVQQMKAQAREEKNKRQMERALLESEKKKRENAEKETEKIARETMELMERLRQIEEQTKRAQDELEEQTRRALELEKERTIAQEEAERLDKDRRAAVEAKAALLYQSETQIKSQESLATELAELTSKISQLEDAKKKKDEEANRWQERATVVEADLERTKEELKTKLMGVNIQDSVHPHMHEHDETDESSAEASAELTSPGMVRDRSEEERVTEAQKNQRLQKKLKFLSTELAGAVDESKKTPNDLIHAENVKAGRDKYKTLRQIRQGNTKQRIDEFESM